The following are encoded in a window of Pseudomonas multiresinivorans genomic DNA:
- a CDS encoding translocation/assembly module TamB domain-containing protein, with translation MRALRWSLGGLLGLILLLVIAVAALLGTPAGSRAVLSWVPGLNVDGFDGRLAGGFSAKRLEWSDGATHLVLDQPQIDWSPACLLRMTLCLHKVVANEVLLTLPPGEPSESSGPIELPDLSLPLSLELGDIRIGRFLLDGQEQLRDAELAAHWDHEGLHIDSVKLARDGLNLSLKGLLKPTQGWPLEAEGSLGLPAPGEQPWTLQLQASGELMGHLKLQAQSSGYLNGTLDGDLQPLAENLPATALVTADGFKADASLPDTLTLNQLRLNASGNLKDGYQLAGAAVLPAEESPVVLTLRGRVDAQGADIAALDLSAAKDQRVALTGRLDWKDAFAANAQLDWLDFPWRRLYPAIDEPPVSVHTFKAEVSYSEGAYLGNFDGAFKGPAGDFTLASPVSGNLSEVFLPSLKLVAGQGRAEGHLKVGFADAVTWDAALDLSDLDPAYWLEEMPGRLGGPLRSKGSLKGEALNLDANLDLQGRLRGQPAIFKANAAAAGQAWKVDGLTLQLGDNRISGQAALDQRLSGRLDIALNRLGQLWPQLFGKVSGQLDLAGTLQAPQGQLKLDGQRVAYADQSLRTLDLTASLDAAQRGRVNLTAQGLRSGDTDFGVLKLDGSGDLKRQQLALNLQGKPVALDLGLDGDWNGKDWRGRLAKGDIQSGGQDWRLQQPARLERLADGRINLGAHCWASGPASLCMEDQRLMPDPRLRMHLREFPLDSLARWLPEDFAWKGKLDGDVQLDLPASGPNGSVLINANNGTLRIKEQEEWVDFPYQRLQLESRLTPRRIDTSLQFQGDKLGSLQAQVQLDPRPKNKPVNGTFSLNGLDISLARPFAPMVETLKGHLNGSGQISGGLLAPRVDGELRLSDGEISGGDLPTRFEQLQVTARIAGEQVDLSGDWKAGENGNGSLSGRIAWASGLDVDVKLRGNRLPVTVEPYANLEVEPDLSVQMAGEKLAVSGSVQVPRGAITIRQLPPSTVKVSDDTVIVGAKQEPRSALALNMDIDVRVGSDKLTFSGFGLNAELAGQVHIGDNMDTRGELRLNNGRYRAYGQKLTIRRARLLFAGPIDQPFLDVEAIRKVDDVVAGLRLTGNAEQPRSEVFSEPAMSQQQALSYLVLGRPMSSGEDSNMLGEAALALGLAGSAPLTGEVAQRLGIQDFQLDTEGTGNSTSVVASGQLSDRLSLRYGVGVFEPANTIALRYLLSKKVYLEAASGLASSLDIFYKRDF, from the coding sequence CAACGCATCTGGTGCTCGATCAGCCACAGATCGACTGGTCGCCCGCCTGCCTGCTGCGCATGACCCTGTGCCTGCACAAGGTGGTGGCCAACGAAGTGCTGCTGACCCTGCCGCCAGGCGAGCCGAGCGAGTCCTCCGGTCCAATCGAGCTGCCCGACCTGAGCCTGCCGCTGTCGCTGGAGCTGGGTGACATCCGTATTGGTCGCTTCCTGCTGGATGGACAGGAACAGCTGCGCGACGCCGAACTCGCAGCACACTGGGACCACGAGGGCCTGCATATCGACTCGGTAAAGCTCGCCCGCGATGGCCTCAACCTGTCGCTCAAGGGCTTGCTGAAACCCACACAGGGCTGGCCGCTGGAGGCCGAGGGCAGTCTCGGCCTGCCGGCGCCGGGCGAGCAACCCTGGACCCTGCAACTGCAGGCCAGTGGCGAGCTGATGGGCCACCTGAAGTTGCAGGCGCAGAGCAGTGGCTACCTGAATGGCACCCTGGACGGTGACCTGCAGCCGCTGGCGGAGAACCTGCCGGCCACCGCACTGGTGACTGCCGACGGCTTCAAGGCGGACGCCTCGCTGCCCGATACCCTGACGCTGAACCAACTGCGCCTGAACGCCAGCGGCAACCTCAAGGACGGCTACCAACTGGCCGGCGCTGCCGTGCTGCCCGCCGAGGAAAGCCCGGTGGTACTGACCCTGCGCGGCCGTGTCGACGCCCAGGGCGCGGATATCGCCGCGCTGGACCTGAGTGCCGCCAAGGACCAGCGCGTGGCGTTGACCGGCCGGCTCGACTGGAAGGATGCCTTCGCCGCCAACGCTCAGCTCGACTGGCTCGACTTCCCCTGGCGCCGCCTGTATCCGGCCATCGACGAGCCGCCGGTGAGCGTGCACACCTTCAAGGCCGAAGTGAGCTACAGCGAGGGTGCCTACCTGGGCAACTTCGACGGCGCCTTCAAGGGGCCTGCCGGCGATTTCACCCTGGCCAGCCCGGTGTCGGGCAACCTCTCGGAAGTCTTCCTGCCGTCGCTGAAACTGGTGGCGGGGCAGGGCAGGGCTGAAGGGCACCTGAAGGTCGGCTTTGCCGACGCGGTTACCTGGGATGCGGCCCTCGACCTGTCCGACCTCGACCCAGCCTACTGGCTGGAGGAGATGCCGGGCCGCCTTGGCGGGCCGCTGCGCAGCAAGGGCTCGCTCAAGGGCGAGGCGTTGAACCTTGATGCCAACCTCGACCTGCAGGGGCGCCTGCGCGGCCAGCCAGCCATTTTCAAGGCTAATGCTGCGGCGGCCGGGCAGGCGTGGAAGGTCGACGGACTGACGCTGCAACTGGGCGACAACCGCATCAGCGGGCAGGCTGCGCTGGACCAGCGGTTGTCCGGGCGCCTGGATATCGCGCTGAATCGCCTGGGCCAGTTGTGGCCGCAATTGTTCGGCAAGGTCAGCGGCCAGCTCGATCTCGCCGGCACGCTGCAGGCGCCGCAGGGGCAACTCAAGCTTGACGGCCAGCGCGTCGCCTACGCTGACCAGAGCCTGCGCACGCTGGACCTGACAGCCTCCCTGGACGCCGCCCAGCGCGGCAGGGTCAACCTGACGGCCCAGGGCCTGCGCAGCGGCGATACGGATTTCGGTGTGCTCAAGCTGGACGGCAGCGGCGACCTCAAGCGCCAGCAGCTTGCCCTGAACCTGCAAGGCAAGCCGGTGGCGCTCGACCTCGGCCTGGACGGCGACTGGAACGGCAAGGACTGGCGCGGGCGCCTCGCGAAAGGCGATATACAGAGCGGCGGCCAGGACTGGCGCCTGCAGCAACCGGCGCGCCTGGAGCGTCTGGCAGACGGGCGCATCAACCTTGGCGCCCATTGCTGGGCCTCCGGCCCGGCCAGCCTGTGCATGGAAGACCAGCGCCTGATGCCCGACCCGCGCCTGCGCATGCACCTGCGCGAGTTTCCGCTGGACAGCCTGGCACGCTGGCTGCCCGAGGACTTCGCCTGGAAAGGCAAGCTCGACGGCGATGTGCAGCTCGACCTGCCCGCCAGCGGTCCCAACGGTTCCGTCCTGATCAATGCCAACAACGGCACCCTGCGCATCAAGGAGCAGGAGGAGTGGGTCGACTTCCCCTACCAGCGCCTGCAGCTGGAGAGTCGGCTGACGCCACGGCGCATCGACACCAGCCTGCAGTTCCAGGGCGACAAGCTCGGCAGTCTGCAGGCCCAGGTCCAGCTCGATCCGCGCCCGAAGAACAAGCCGGTCAACGGCACCTTCAGCCTCAATGGTCTGGATATCTCCCTGGCCCGGCCGTTCGCGCCCATGGTGGAAACCCTGAAAGGCCATCTCAATGGCAGCGGGCAGATTTCCGGTGGCCTGCTGGCGCCCCGGGTGGACGGCGAACTGCGCCTGAGTGACGGCGAAATCTCCGGTGGCGATCTGCCGACTCGCTTCGAGCAGCTGCAGGTCACCGCGCGGATCGCCGGCGAGCAGGTCGACCTGAGTGGAGACTGGAAGGCGGGAGAAAATGGCAACGGCAGCCTGTCCGGACGCATCGCCTGGGCCAGTGGCCTGGATGTTGACGTGAAGCTGCGCGGCAATCGTCTGCCGGTCACCGTGGAACCCTACGCCAACCTGGAGGTGGAGCCCGATCTCAGTGTGCAGATGGCGGGTGAGAAGCTCGCGGTTTCCGGTTCGGTGCAGGTGCCGCGTGGCGCCATCACCATTCGCCAGTTGCCGCCGTCCACCGTCAAGGTCTCCGACGACACCGTGATCGTCGGCGCGAAGCAGGAACCCAGGAGCGCACTGGCGCTGAACATGGACATCGACGTCAGGGTCGGCAGCGACAAGCTGACCTTCAGCGGCTTCGGCCTGAATGCCGAGCTGGCCGGCCAGGTGCACATCGGCGACAACATGGATACCCGCGGCGAGCTGCGCCTGAACAACGGCCGCTACCGCGCCTACGGCCAGAAGCTGACCATCCGCCGCGCGCGGCTGCTGTTCGCCGGGCCCATCGACCAGCCGTTCCTCGATGTCGAGGCGATCCGCAAGGTCGACGACGTGGTTGCCGGCCTGCGCCTCACCGGCAATGCCGAGCAGCCGCGCAGCGAGGTGTTCTCCGAGCCCGCCATGAGCCAGCAGCAGGCGCTGTCCTACCTGGTGCTGGGCCGGCCGATGTCCAGCGGCGAGGACAGCAACATGCTGGGCGAGGCGGCCCTGGCGCTCGGTCTGGCGGGCAGTGCGCCATTGACCGGCGAGGTGGCGCAGAGGCTGGGTATCCAGGACTTCCAGCTGGACACCGAGGGCACCGGCAACAGCACCAGCGTGGTCGCCAGCGGCCAGCTCTCCGACCGTCTCAGCCTGCGTTATGGCGTGGGTGTATTCGAGCCGGCCAACACCATCGCGCTGCGCTACCTGCTGAGCAAGAAGGTCTACCTGGAGGCCGCCAGCGGCTTGGCCAGTTCGTTGGACATCTTCTACAAGCGCGACTTCTGA
- a CDS encoding VOC family protein, which translates to MTVRRIVANLATGKPAEVARFYRELFDLEIVMDHGWILTLASGESTLAQVSLASEGGSGTPVPDLSIEVDNLDEVHQRALAAAYAIVYPLTTEPWGVRRFFLRDPLGTLLNVLEHC; encoded by the coding sequence ATGACCGTCCGCCGCATCGTCGCCAACCTCGCCACCGGCAAACCTGCCGAGGTGGCCCGCTTCTACCGCGAGCTGTTCGATCTGGAAATCGTGATGGACCATGGCTGGATTCTGACGCTCGCCAGCGGCGAGTCGACCCTGGCGCAGGTCAGCCTGGCCAGCGAAGGCGGCTCCGGCACACCAGTGCCGGACCTGTCCATCGAAGTGGACAATCTCGACGAAGTCCATCAGCGTGCCCTGGCTGCCGCGTACGCGATCGTCTATCCGCTGACCACGGAGCCCTGGGGCGTGCGTCGATTCTTCCTGCGCGATCCGCTGGGAACGCTGCTCAACGTGCTGGAGCACTGCTGA
- a CDS encoding aldo/keto reductase, which yields MKTRRLGPQGPIVSAIGLGCMGMSDFYTTGSDQAESIATLHRALELGVTLLDTADIYGPHTNEELLGRALKGKREQVFLATKFGIVRTPDQPQVRGANGSPEYIRQAVEGSLKRLGTDHIDLYYQHRVDPKVPIEETVGAMAELVKAGKVRFLGLSEASAETLERAHRVHPITALQSEYSLWTRDPEENGVLAACARLGVGFVPYSPLGRGFLTGALKSPDDFAEDDYRRSSPRFTGENFAKNLRLVDKVAELAAARGVKPSQLALAWVLAQGEHLVPIPGTKQRKYLEENVTAVDLALTQAELLELDAIFPAGAAAGGRYSEQVMALIQ from the coding sequence ATGAAAACCCGCCGCCTGGGCCCGCAAGGCCCCATCGTCTCCGCCATCGGCCTCGGTTGCATGGGCATGTCCGACTTCTACACCACCGGCAGCGACCAAGCCGAATCCATCGCCACCCTGCACCGCGCGCTGGAGCTGGGCGTCACGCTGCTCGACACTGCCGACATCTATGGCCCGCACACCAACGAGGAGTTGCTCGGCCGCGCCCTGAAGGGCAAGCGCGAGCAGGTCTTCCTTGCCACCAAGTTCGGCATCGTGCGCACCCCGGACCAGCCGCAGGTACGCGGCGCCAACGGCAGCCCGGAGTACATCCGCCAGGCCGTGGAAGGCAGCCTGAAGCGCCTGGGCACCGACCACATCGATCTCTACTACCAGCACCGCGTCGACCCGAAGGTACCCATCGAGGAAACCGTCGGTGCCATGGCCGAGTTGGTGAAGGCCGGCAAGGTGCGCTTCCTCGGCCTCAGCGAAGCCTCGGCAGAAACACTGGAGCGCGCGCACCGGGTCCACCCGATCACCGCGCTGCAGAGCGAGTACTCGCTGTGGACCCGCGACCCGGAGGAGAACGGCGTGCTGGCCGCCTGTGCGCGCCTGGGAGTCGGCTTCGTGCCCTACAGCCCCCTCGGCCGGGGCTTCCTCACCGGCGCGTTGAAGAGCCCCGATGATTTCGCCGAAGACGACTATCGCCGCTCCAGCCCACGCTTCACGGGGGAGAACTTCGCGAAGAACCTGCGGCTGGTGGACAAGGTCGCTGAACTGGCCGCCGCTCGCGGCGTGAAACCCTCGCAACTGGCGCTGGCCTGGGTGCTGGCCCAGGGAGAACACCTCGTGCCGATCCCCGGCACCAAGCAGCGCAAGTACCTGGAGGAGAACGTCACCGCCGTGGACCTGGCGCTGACCCAGGCGGAGCTGCTCGAACTGGACGCGATCTTCCCGGCCGGCGCGGCCGCTGGCGGGCGCTACAGCGAACAGGTGATGGCGCTGATCCAGTAA
- a CDS encoding alpha/beta fold hydrolase yields the protein MSIVKAKDGTEIFYKDWGSGQPVVFSHGWPLNADAWDAQMLFLVQKGYRVIAHDRRGHGRSGQPANGNDMDTYADDLAAVIDALDLKGATLVGHSTGGGEVTRYIGRHGTKRLSGAVLIGAVPPLMLKTAANPGGLPIDVFDGIRKGVKEDRSQFFKDLAVPFYGYNRPGAKQSQGVIDNFWLQGMTGGHLGQYLCIHEFSEVDYTEDLKKIDVPALILHGDDDQIVPIDAAGRRSVELVQKGELKVYKGGPHGMCTTLADQVNEDLLGFLNR from the coding sequence ATGAGCATCGTGAAAGCGAAAGATGGCACCGAAATCTTTTACAAGGACTGGGGCAGTGGTCAGCCGGTGGTGTTCTCCCATGGCTGGCCGCTCAATGCCGACGCCTGGGACGCGCAGATGCTGTTCCTGGTGCAGAAGGGCTACCGGGTCATCGCCCATGACCGGCGCGGCCACGGCCGTTCGGGCCAGCCGGCGAACGGCAATGACATGGACACCTACGCCGACGACCTGGCGGCGGTGATCGATGCACTGGACCTCAAGGGCGCAACCCTGGTCGGCCACTCCACCGGCGGCGGCGAGGTGACACGCTACATCGGCCGCCACGGCACGAAGCGGTTATCCGGCGCGGTGCTGATCGGCGCGGTGCCGCCGCTGATGCTCAAGACCGCGGCCAACCCTGGCGGCTTGCCGATCGACGTGTTCGATGGCATCCGCAAGGGCGTGAAGGAAGACCGCTCGCAATTCTTCAAGGACCTGGCGGTGCCGTTCTACGGCTACAACCGGCCCGGCGCGAAGCAGTCCCAGGGGGTGATCGACAATTTCTGGCTGCAGGGCATGACCGGCGGGCACCTGGGGCAGTACCTGTGCATCCACGAGTTTTCCGAGGTGGACTACACCGAGGACCTGAAGAAGATCGACGTGCCGGCGCTGATCCTCCACGGCGACGACGATCAGATCGTGCCCATCGATGCGGCTGGCCGGCGCTCGGTGGAGCTGGTGCAGAAGGGCGAGCTGAAAGTCTACAAGGGCGGGCCGCACGGCATGTGCACCACCCTGGCCGACCAGGTCAACGAGGACCTGCTGGGCTTCCTCAATCGCTGA
- a CDS encoding substrate-binding periplasmic protein — protein MPSRAVRLPLLLRVRFKRLVLLGLALASVPLAACEKSLRWDDDPPFSMQLPDGSVGGLYVELNRAVLERLGCQVRMVKLPWARALKELELGRLDVLPGAFRKPEREAYAWFSGEVLPPSRNILFVRRGLPQRDSLQQLSDLAGSDFRLGAQIDVSYGEPFRQLMADPDYAARVFFNPSRSNLWHMVDKGRIDGIIADEHSGQYELQQLGLARRIEPTGVVVSAESAEVAFSKRTQDEDFVRRYAQALKTLVEEGEDRRILQHYVSN, from the coding sequence TTGCCGTCGCGAGCCGTTCGCCTGCCGTTGCTCCTGCGTGTGCGCTTCAAGCGCCTGGTCCTGCTGGGCCTGGCGCTGGCCAGCGTGCCGCTGGCTGCCTGCGAAAAGTCACTGCGTTGGGATGACGACCCGCCATTCAGCATGCAGTTGCCCGACGGCAGCGTCGGCGGCCTCTACGTTGAACTGAACCGCGCCGTGCTGGAGCGCTTGGGTTGCCAGGTGCGCATGGTCAAGCTGCCCTGGGCGCGGGCGCTGAAGGAGCTGGAGCTGGGCCGTCTCGACGTGTTGCCCGGCGCCTTCCGCAAGCCTGAGCGCGAGGCCTACGCGTGGTTCTCCGGTGAGGTATTGCCGCCGTCGCGCAACATCCTCTTCGTCCGGCGCGGCTTGCCCCAGCGCGACAGCCTGCAGCAGCTGTCCGATCTGGCCGGCAGCGACTTCCGTCTCGGCGCACAGATCGATGTGTCCTACGGCGAACCCTTCCGCCAACTGATGGCCGATCCGGACTACGCCGCGCGGGTGTTCTTCAACCCAAGCCGCAGCAACCTCTGGCATATGGTCGACAAGGGGCGCATCGACGGCATCATCGCCGACGAGCACAGCGGCCAGTATGAGCTGCAGCAGCTGGGCCTGGCGCGGCGCATCGAGCCCACGGGCGTGGTGGTATCAGCGGAGTCCGCGGAGGTCGCGTTCAGCAAGCGCACCCAGGACGAGGATTTCGTCCGTCGCTATGCGCAGGCGCTCAAGACCCTGGTGGAAGAGGGCGAGGATCGGCGCATCCTGCAGCACTATGTCAGCAATTGA
- the mgtA gene encoding magnesium-translocating P-type ATPase, with the protein MRLDLIRTHLLEFINKGFPARQLRRLAARDLLRGSAVGRQAPNALAATLLEWSALESASVLERLESRREGLSETEAEERRQRDGLNEVDQDRPIGAWMHLWYCYCNPFNLLLTVLATISWLTEDVEAAVVIGSMVAISALLRFIQEKRSNRAAEKLKAMVSNTATVFRSAEDDGPALRVEVPIRQLVPGDVLWLSAGDMVPADVRLLSAKDLFVGQAALTGESLPVEKFAQLRDARQGNPLERDSLCFMGTTVVSGSALAVVIGTGTRTYFGSLAERVIASDPTPTAFQTGVNRVSWLLIRFMLVMAPVVLLINGFTKGDWLEAALFALSIAVGLTPEMLPMIVTSTLAKGAVVLSRRKVIVKRLDAIQNFGAMDILCTDKTGTLTQDRIVLERHTDAFGQVQDRVLQLAFLNSHYQTGLKNLLDVAVLEHVELRHALKVDSRFRKLDEIPFDFARRRMSVVVSEREDNHLLICKGALEEVLAVCESVETAEGIEPLTGARLDSIRAVADELNQEGLRVVAVATRELPPTRDTYGVADESRLCLAGYIAFLDPPKETTAPALRALAQNGVAVKVLTGDNDRVSLKVCRDVGLVVEGVLLGPQLDELDDTALGELAERTTLFAKLTPSHKERLVRVLRERGHVVGFLGDGINDAPALRTADIGISVDSAVDIAKEAADLILLEKSLMVLEEGVIEGRRTFANMLKYIRMTASSNFGNVFSVLVASAFIPFLPMLPLQLLVQNLLYDLSQIAIPFDHVDDELLRKPQQWNPDGLGRFMVFFGPISSIFDIATFLVLWHVFGANAPEHQTLFQSGWFVEGLISQLLVVHMIRTRRIPFLQSRAAWPLLGMTLVIVAVAIFLPMGPLAHSFRMEALPLGYWPWLVAILLGYMALTQAVKGWFARRYGWQ; encoded by the coding sequence ATGCGCCTGGACCTCATCAGGACCCACCTGCTCGAATTCATCAACAAGGGCTTCCCGGCCCGTCAATTGCGCCGGCTGGCCGCGCGCGACCTGCTGCGGGGCTCCGCCGTCGGGCGCCAGGCTCCCAATGCGCTGGCCGCGACCCTGCTGGAGTGGTCCGCGCTGGAGTCCGCCTCGGTTCTGGAGCGCCTGGAAAGCCGGCGCGAGGGCCTCAGCGAAACCGAGGCAGAGGAACGCCGCCAGCGCGACGGGCTGAACGAGGTCGACCAGGACCGGCCCATCGGTGCCTGGATGCACCTGTGGTACTGCTACTGCAATCCCTTCAACCTGCTGCTCACCGTGCTGGCCACCATCTCCTGGCTCACCGAGGACGTCGAGGCCGCCGTGGTGATCGGCAGCATGGTGGCTATTTCCGCGTTGCTGCGTTTCATCCAAGAGAAGCGCTCCAACCGGGCCGCTGAAAAGCTCAAGGCGATGGTCAGCAACACCGCCACGGTATTCCGCAGCGCCGAGGACGATGGCCCCGCGCTGCGCGTGGAGGTGCCGATCCGTCAACTGGTGCCCGGCGACGTGCTGTGGCTGTCGGCCGGCGACATGGTGCCGGCGGACGTGCGTTTGCTCAGCGCCAAGGACCTCTTCGTTGGCCAGGCTGCACTGACCGGCGAATCCCTGCCGGTGGAGAAGTTCGCCCAGCTGCGCGATGCCCGCCAGGGCAATCCGCTGGAGCGCGACAGCCTGTGCTTCATGGGCACCACGGTGGTCAGCGGCTCCGCTCTGGCGGTGGTGATTGGCACCGGTACGCGCACCTACTTCGGCTCCCTCGCCGAGCGGGTGATCGCGAGCGATCCGACGCCGACGGCCTTCCAGACCGGGGTGAACCGCGTCAGCTGGCTGCTGATCCGCTTCATGCTGGTGATGGCGCCGGTGGTCCTGCTGATCAACGGCTTCACCAAGGGCGACTGGCTGGAGGCCGCGCTGTTCGCGCTGTCCATCGCCGTCGGCCTGACCCCGGAAATGCTTCCGATGATCGTCACCTCCACGCTGGCCAAGGGCGCGGTCGTGCTCAGCCGGCGCAAGGTGATCGTCAAGCGACTGGACGCCATCCAGAACTTCGGTGCAATGGACATCCTCTGCACGGACAAGACCGGCACCCTGACCCAGGACCGCATCGTCCTCGAACGCCACACCGACGCCTTCGGCCAGGTGCAGGACCGCGTGCTGCAACTGGCCTTCCTCAACAGCCACTACCAGACCGGCCTGAAGAACCTGCTGGACGTCGCCGTGCTCGAGCACGTCGAGCTGCGCCATGCGCTCAAGGTGGACAGCCGCTTCCGCAAGCTCGACGAGATTCCCTTCGACTTCGCCCGCCGGCGCATGTCGGTGGTGGTCAGCGAACGCGAGGACAACCACCTGCTGATCTGCAAGGGCGCGCTGGAAGAGGTGCTGGCGGTGTGCGAATCGGTGGAGACCGCCGAGGGTATCGAGCCGCTGACCGGCGCTCGCCTGGACAGTATTCGCGCGGTGGCTGACGAGCTCAACCAGGAGGGCTTGCGGGTGGTCGCGGTGGCCACTCGCGAGTTGCCGCCGACCCGCGATACCTACGGCGTGGCGGACGAGAGCCGGCTGTGCCTGGCCGGCTACATCGCCTTCCTCGATCCGCCCAAGGAAACCACCGCTCCGGCGCTGCGTGCACTGGCACAGAACGGCGTGGCAGTGAAGGTGCTGACCGGAGACAACGACCGGGTGAGCCTCAAGGTCTGCCGTGATGTGGGCCTGGTGGTCGAGGGCGTGCTGCTCGGCCCGCAGCTGGACGAGCTGGACGATACTGCGCTGGGCGAACTGGCCGAGCGCACCACGCTGTTCGCCAAGCTCACCCCCAGCCACAAGGAGCGCCTGGTGCGCGTGCTGCGCGAGCGCGGCCACGTGGTCGGCTTCCTCGGCGACGGCATCAACGATGCTCCGGCGCTGCGCACGGCGGACATCGGCATCTCGGTGGATTCGGCGGTGGACATCGCCAAGGAAGCCGCCGACCTGATCCTCCTGGAAAAGAGCCTGATGGTCCTGGAGGAGGGCGTCATCGAAGGTCGCCGCACCTTCGCCAACATGCTCAAGTACATCCGCATGACCGCCAGCTCCAACTTCGGCAACGTGTTCAGCGTGCTGGTGGCCAGTGCCTTCATTCCGTTCCTGCCGATGCTGCCGCTGCAGCTGCTGGTGCAGAACCTGCTCTACGACCTGTCGCAGATCGCCATTCCCTTCGACCATGTCGACGACGAACTGCTGCGCAAACCGCAGCAATGGAACCCGGATGGGCTGGGGCGTTTCATGGTGTTCTTCGGGCCGATCAGTTCGATCTTCGACATCGCCACCTTCCTCGTGCTCTGGCATGTGTTCGGTGCCAATGCGCCTGAGCACCAGACGCTGTTCCAGTCCGGCTGGTTCGTCGAGGGGCTGATCTCGCAACTGCTGGTGGTGCACATGATCCGCACCCGGCGCATTCCCTTCCTGCAGAGCCGCGCCGCCTGGCCGCTGCTGGGCATGACCCTGGTGATCGTCGCGGTGGCGATCTTCCTGCCCATGGGGCCGCTGGCGCACTCCTTCCGCATGGAGGCGTTGCCGCTGGGTTACTGGCCTTGGCTGGTGGCCATCCTGCTGGGCTACATGGCGCTGACCCAGGCGGTGAAGGGCTGGTTCGCCCGGCGCTACGGCTGGCAGTGA
- a CDS encoding LysR family transcriptional regulator, whose translation MDRLQAMQVYIRIVELKAFGKAADSLQLPRASVTQLIQQLETHLGVQLLRRTTRQVSVTADGQAYYERCVRLLEDLEEAENCFSDSPDNPRGKLRVDLPSSLGRLVVIPALPEFCRRYPQIELELSLNDRQVDLVREGVDCVLRAGELPDSSLVGRRIAELEQLTCVGRAYAQEFGLPEHPQRLEGHFAVNYQSASSGRIFDLEFRFDGQLCTQRLPSRITVNNADAYIAACRAGFGMIQAPRYHLREGLASGELVEVLRDWQPPPLPVSVLYPVRRQMSRRLRVFSDWLGRLFESGIG comes from the coding sequence ATGGACCGCTTGCAGGCCATGCAGGTCTACATCCGCATCGTCGAACTCAAGGCCTTCGGCAAGGCGGCGGACAGCCTCCAGCTGCCGCGCGCCAGCGTGACCCAGCTGATCCAGCAGTTGGAGACGCACCTGGGCGTGCAACTGCTGCGCCGCACCACCCGGCAGGTGAGCGTCACCGCCGACGGGCAGGCCTACTACGAGCGCTGTGTGCGCCTGCTGGAGGATCTGGAGGAAGCGGAGAACTGCTTCTCCGACTCCCCCGACAACCCACGCGGCAAGCTGCGGGTCGACCTGCCCAGTTCGCTGGGGCGGCTGGTGGTGATCCCGGCGCTGCCGGAATTCTGCCGACGCTACCCGCAGATCGAGCTGGAGCTGAGCCTGAACGACCGCCAGGTGGACCTGGTGCGCGAAGGCGTGGACTGCGTGCTGCGCGCCGGAGAGTTGCCGGATTCCAGCCTGGTCGGCCGGCGTATCGCCGAACTCGAGCAACTCACCTGCGTGGGGCGCGCCTACGCGCAAGAGTTCGGGCTGCCCGAGCACCCGCAGCGGCTCGAAGGGCACTTCGCGGTGAACTACCAGTCGGCCTCCAGCGGGCGCATCTTCGACCTGGAGTTCCGCTTCGACGGCCAACTGTGTACCCAGCGGTTGCCCAGCCGGATCACGGTGAACAACGCCGATGCCTACATCGCCGCCTGCCGGGCCGGCTTCGGGATGATCCAGGCGCCGCGCTACCACCTGCGTGAGGGCCTTGCCAGCGGCGAGTTGGTGGAGGTGTTGCGCGATTGGCAGCCGCCGCCGCTGCCAGTGAGTGTGCTGTATCCGGTGCGGCGGCAGATGTCGCGGCGCTTGCGGGTATTTTCCGACTGGCTCGGCAGGCTGTTCGAGTCCGGCATCGGCTGA
- a CDS encoding thermonuclease family protein, whose product MRFVPAALLVLSFLPLAAHADEECQVTAVFSGDQLTCQRADGGDTTIHLRGVTAPELEEPFGQRSRAALVQLALGKSATLKHAEPLADGSLRAAVWVTPAECPNCGHTLDIGRAQLSIGLARWRQSDAQTPEEVGQYQFEEHEAKARRINLWRKP is encoded by the coding sequence ATGCGATTCGTTCCCGCCGCACTGCTCGTACTATCCTTCCTTCCCCTCGCCGCCCACGCGGATGAGGAATGCCAGGTGACGGCCGTCTTCAGCGGAGACCAGTTGACCTGCCAGCGCGCGGACGGTGGCGACACTACCATCCACCTGCGCGGCGTGACCGCTCCGGAACTGGAGGAGCCCTTCGGCCAACGCTCCCGCGCAGCCCTGGTACAGCTTGCCCTGGGCAAGAGCGCCACCCTCAAGCACGCAGAACCGCTGGCCGACGGCAGCCTTCGCGCGGCGGTGTGGGTCACTCCGGCGGAGTGCCCGAACTGCGGCCACACCCTGGATATCGGCCGCGCCCAGTTGAGCATCGGCCTCGCACGCTGGCGGCAGAGCGACGCGCAGACGCCCGAGGAAGTCGGCCAGTACCAGTTCGAGGAACACGAAGCCAAGGCGCGCCGAATCAACCTCTGGCGCAAGCCCTGA